From Gottschalkiaceae bacterium SANA:
TTTCAGGAGCTGTCGATTCAACCCAGATGGGTCAAAATCGAACGACACCGCACGTTAAGCGGCACGCAGTCAGCGTGATAAGTGAGCAGATTCTTTATGCTAATTAGGGTGGTACCGCGAAACCTTTCGTCCCTTTCAAGACGAGAGGTTTTTTTTGTACCCAAAATTCGAGGAGGAAACAAAATGAAAAAGGTAGCTTTATTTTTAGCAATTTTAATGGTGGCAATGGCATTCGCGGGATGTGGTGCAGAGGCAGAAACAAGCAAGGTGGCAGCAATTAAAGAAGCAGGCCAGTTGGTACTGGGAACTTCAGCAGATTACCCGCCATACGAATTCCACAAAATGGTTGAAGGCGAAGACAAAATCGTTGGATTTGATATCATGATCGCACAAAAAATCGCCGATGAAATGGGCGTTGAATTGGTAATCAAGGATATGGCATTTGATGGATTGATCGCGGCGCTTCAAGGCGGTAAGGTTGATATGGTTATTGCTGGAATGTCCGCAAAACCAGAACGTGAAGAAGTGGTTGATTTCACCAATGAGTATTATTTTGAAACGCAAACAATTTTAGTAAAAGCAGATAAGGTAGACACTTATAATTCTATTGAAGCCTTTGAAGGCGTTAAGATCGGTGCACAAACTGCAACTGTTCAAGAAGGTTTAGCACAAGATTTGTTGCCGAACAGTCCATTAACATCACTTCAAGATATCACAGCTTTGATCTTGGAATTGAAAACGGGGAAAATCGAGGGATTGATCTTGGTTGCACCGGTTGCAAAAGCCTATATCA
This genomic window contains:
- a CDS encoding ABC transporter substrate-binding protein gives rise to the protein MKKVALFLAILMVAMAFAGCGAEAETSKVAAIKEAGQLVLGTSADYPPYEFHKMVEGEDKIVGFDIMIAQKIADEMGVELVIKDMAFDGLIAALQGGKVDMVIAGMSAKPEREEVVDFTNEYYFETQTILVKADKVDTYNSIEAFEGVKIGAQTATVQEGLAQDLLPNSPLTSLQDITALILELKTGKIEGLILVAPVAKAYITQNPELAMSIDLDQAKGVSIAVEEGSDLVDPVNEILADIMGDGTLDQYVMDATLMVD